GTACATCGGTGATACCGGCATTACTTGACGCCCCGTGCTTGGACCAGCATGTCTGACAGCTGATGCACGGCCATGGCGTACATCACACTGCGGTTATAACGCGTGATTGCGTAGAAATTCTTCAGGCCCATCCAATATTCCGGACCGTTCTCGCCCTCGAGGCGGAACGCCGTCACCGGCATATCATCGCGTGGCGCATTCTGACTCGACCAGCCCAGCGCCCGCAACTCCCCGACCGTCTTCGCGGGTTCGATACCCTGGGTCAGGCCTTCATCGGCGCGGTCGCCGGTGACGTCGGCGCGAATCACCACCGGCTCGCCGGCTACCCAGCCATGACGCTTGAAGTAGCTGGCGACGCTGCCAATGGCGTCATCGGGATTGCTCCAGATATTGATATGGCCGTCGCCGTCGAAATCCACGGCGTACGCGCGAAAGCTGCTCGGCATGAACTGCGGCAAGCCCATGGCCCCCGCGTAGGAGCCCTTGAGGGTCAACGGGTCGACTTGTTCTTCACGGGCCAACAGCAAAAACTCGCGCAGTTCCTTGCGGAAGAATTCGGCGCGCGGCGGGTAATCGAAGCCCAGGGTCGACAGCGCGTCGATCACCCGGTAGCTGCCGGTATTACGGCCGTAAAATGTCTCGATGCCGATGATGGCCACGATCACCTGGGCCGGCACGCCGTATTCCTGCTCGGCGCGGGCCAGCACGGCTTCGTGCTGGCGCCAGAAGTCCACGCCACGCGCCACGCGGGCGTCGGTGAGAAACATCGGGCGATATTCCTTCCACTGCTTCACACGTTCGGCGGGCCGGGAGATGGCGTCGAGGATGGCTTGCTTGCGCTGGGCTTCGCGGAACACGCCCATCAGCTGTTCACCGGCGAAACCATAGTCGCGGGTCATCTCACCGACAAACTCGGCGACCTGGGGCGAACCGTCATAGTCGCCGGCCTGCGCTTCCTGCACAGCGGCTCCCAGCAGGCCCAACAGGCCCATCCAGGACACGTGCCGAGCCGCCCAGCCGCGCATTACTTGCATTGACATCTTCACCTTATTCAAACCTGTGCGATCCACTTGCGATGGGTATGGATCGACATCAAAACCCCAAACGCTGACATCAATGTCACCAGCGAAGTTCCGCCGTAGCTAATGAACGGCAACGGCACCCCAACCACCGGCAACAGGCCACTGACCATACCGATGTTGACGAAAACATAAACAAAAAACGTCATGGTAAGGCTGCCGGCAAGCAATTTGCCGAACAGCGTTTGCGCCTGGGCAGTAATCACCAGGCCGCGACCGATCAGCAGCAAGTAAATCAGCAACAGGGCGCAAATGCCCACCAGGCCGAACTCCTCTCCCATCACCGCGATAATAAAGTCGGTGTGGCTTTCCGGCAAAAAGTCCAGGTGCGACTGGGTGCCCAGCAGCCAGCCCTTGCCGAACACACCGCCGGAACCAATGGCAGCCTTGGACTGGATGATGTTCCAGCCGGTGCCCAGCGGGTCGCTCTCCGGGTCGAGGAACGTGAGGATTCGCTGCTTCTGGTAGTCGTGCATAAAGAAGAACCACATGGCCACGGCCACCGGCACCGCCGCGGCCAGCACGCTGAGGATCCAGCGCCAGCGCAGGCCGCCCATGAACAGCACGAACGCGCCACCCGCGAGGATCAGCAGCGAGGTACCGAGGTCGGGCTGGCGCACGATCAGCACAAACGGCACGCCGATCAATATCAGGCTGATGCCCACGTGCTTGAGCTGGGGCGGCAATGTGCGTTTTGACAGGTACCAGGCAATGGTCGCCGGCATCAAAATCTTCATGAATTCCGACGGCTGGAAGCGAATCACCCCCGGGATGTTGATCCAGCGGGTGGCGCCCATGGCGTTGTGGCCCATCACATCCACCACCACCAGCAGCAACACGCCCGCCACATAGCCCAGCGGCACCCAGCGCGCCATGAAGCGCGGCTCCAACTGGGCGATCACCACCATCGACAACAGGCCCAGACCAAACGAGGACGCTTGCTTGATCAGCAGGTCCCAGTTCTTGCCACTGGCCGAATACAACACGAACAAGCTGCCCGCGGCCAGGGTCAGCAGCAGGATCAGCAACGGGCCATCAATGTGCATGCGCTGCAGCAAGGTGGCACGACGGCGCATCACATCCTCGCTGGAGAGGATGCGGTCAAAATTACTCTTCAAGGGCCGTAGCCTCCAGGCTGGATGGGGGGCCGCCATATTCGGGCTTGAGCTTGCCGTCTTCGGCCAACAGCCAGGCATCCATGATTTGACGCACCACGGGCGCGGCCACGCCGGAACCGGACTCACCGTTCTCGACCATCACGGCCACGGCGATTTTCGGGTTGTCGGCCGGCGCAAAGCCGACGAACAAGGCGTGGTCACGGTGGCGCTCCTGAACCTTGGAGCGGTCGTATTTCTCGCCCTGCTTGATCGCCACCACCTGGGCGGTACCGCTCTTGCCGGCAATCCGGTACTGCGCACCGACCGCCGCTTTACGCGCGGTGCCCCGGGCGCCGTGCATCACTTGCTGCATGCCATGGTTGACCTTGGTCCAGTCGGACGGGTCGCGCAGCACAATGTCGGGAATCGGGCTTTCATCCACCGGGCGTTCGCCCTCGATGGTCTTGGCCAGGTGTGGGCGGTTCCACACACCTTTGTTGGCCACCAGTGCCGTGGCCTGGGCCAGTTGCAGCGGCGTGGCCTGCATATAGCCCTGGCCGATCCCCAGGATCAGGGTTTCGCCCGGGAACCACGCCTGGCGGCGGGTCGCACGCTTCCATTCGCGGGACGGCATCAGGCCTGGGGATTCTTCGAACATGTCCAGAGACACTTTCTGACCCAGGCCGAACTTGCCCATGTAGGTCGACAACCGATCAATCCCCAGCTTGTGGGCCAGGTCATAGAAGTAAGTGTCGTTGGAACGCATGATCGCCGTGTCGAGGTCCACATAGCCGTCGCCGGTGCGGTTCCAGTTACGGTATTTGTGATCGTAGTTGGGCAACATGTAGTAGCCGGGGTCGAACACGCGGCTCGACGCCGTGACCACACCCGAGTCCAGGCCAGCAATCGCCACGGCTGGCTTGATGGTCGAGCCCGGCGGGTACAGGCCGCGCAAAACCCGGTTAAACAGTGGCCTGTCGATGGAATCGCGCAGCTCGGCGTAAGCCTTGAAGCTGATCCCGGTGACAAACAGGTTGGGGTCAAAACTTGGCTGGCTGACCATCGCCAGCACTTCGCCAGTGTTCGGGTCCAGCGCCACCACCGCGCCACGGCGACCGCCCAGGGCCATCTCCGCCGCTTCCTGCAACTTGATGTCCAGGCTCAGGACAATGTCCTTGCCGGGCACCGGGTCGGTGCGCTTGAGCACCCGCAGCACGCGGCCACGGGCGTTGGTCTCGACTTCCTCGTAACCCACCTGGCCATGCAGTTCCGGCTCGTAGAAGCGCTCGATGCCGGTCTTGCCGATGTGATGGGTGCCGCTGTAATTGACCGGGTCGAGGGTCTTGAGCTCTTTCTCGTTGATCCGGCCCATATAGCCGACCGAATGCGCGAAGTGCGCCCCTTGCGGGTAGTGACGCACCAACTGCGCCACCACTTCCACACCCGGCAGCCGGAACTGGTTCACCGCGATCCGGGCGATCTGCTCTTCGGTCAGCTCGAACAGGATCGGCACCGGCTCGAATGGCCGTCGCCCCTGCTTCATGCGTTTTTCGAAGATCACCCGGTCTTCCGGCGTCAGCTGCAGCACCTCCACGATCACATCGAGGATTTGCTGCCAGTCGCCGGAGCGTTCGCGGGTCATGCTCAGACTGAAGCTGGGCCGGTTATCCGCGACCACCACACCATTACGGTCGAAAATCAGCCCACGAGTCGGCGGAATCGGCTGCACGTGCACCCGGTTGTTTTCCGACAGCGTGGAGTGATAGTCGTACTGAATCACCTGCAGGAAATACAGGCGGGCGATCAGCACACCCAGCAATACCACCACCAAAATCGCGCCGAACACCACCCGCGCGCGTACAAGACGTGCGTCTTTCTCGTGGTCCTTGATGCGGATCGGCTGGGTCATCAGGCAGGGCGCAGATTATTTGTGATAAGGGTGCCCGGACAGGACTGTCCAGGCGCGATACAGCTGTTCACCGATCAGAATCCTTACCAGCGGGTGCGGCAGCGTCAGCGGCGACAGCGACCAGCGCTGGTCAGCCCGCGCGCAGACTTCCGGCGCCAGCCCCTCGGGGCCGCCGACCATGAAGTTGACCGTGCGCGAATCCAGGCGCCAGCGGTCCAGTTCCACCGCCAACTGCTCGGTGCTCCAGGGCTTGCCGTGCACTTCGAGGGTCACGATCCGCTCGTTGGGCCCGACCTTGGCCAACATGGCTTCGCCTTCCTGACGGATAAAGCGGGCCACGTCGGCATTCTTGCCCCGGGTATTGAGCGGTATTTCCACCAGTTCCAGCGCCAGTTCGGATGGCAGGCGCTTGGCATATTCATGCCAGCCTTCTTCCACCCACTTGGGCATGCGTGAACCGACAGCGATCAGACGCAGGCGCACAGCCGTTCCTTATTCCTGGTCTTTGTTGAGCTTGTCGAAGTGCGCGTGGCCAACTTCAGGGCTGTGGTGCTTGCCATCAGCGGCACGGCTCTGTTCGGCGCCTTTCCACAGACGCTCCAGGTCGTAGAACTGACGGGCGTTGCTGGTCATCATGTGAACGATCACGTCGTCCATGTCCAACAGCACCCAGTCGCTGTCGCCCTTGCCTTCTTCACCCAGTGGCTTGACGCCTTGGGCTTTGACCGCTTCGCGAACCTTGTCCAGCATCGCGCCGATCTGGCGGTTGGAGGTACCGGTGGCGATGATCATGAAGTCGGTGATGCTCTGCTTGTCGCGCACGTCCAGGACTTGAATGTCCTGGGCTTTAACGTCTTCCAGGGCAGCCACAGCAACCTTGACCAGCTCTTCGCCGGCCAGCTCAGGGCCGGTGTGGGCTTCTACTGGCAGAGGAGCGCTCTTGAACGTGCCTTTGCGCTTAACTTTGCTTACGTCTTTGTTCGTCATATAAAACTCGTTTTGCTCGTATGTTCGGGCGCTCGCTGCACGAATGTTCGTGCGTTCAAGCGCGCCTTTTCAGTTCGACGCACGGTAAAGCCCGTGCGCATCGATGTAGGCCAGGACCGCGTCAGGCACCAGGAAACGTACCGACTTCCCGCTGGCCAGCAGTTGACGGATCTGGGTGGCAGACACCGCAAGCGGGGTTTGCCAGACGAATGCAATATTCCCGCTCGGCCCGGTCAGGGCCAATGGGTCACTTACCGACCGCGCTGCCAGCAGGTTGCGCAAGGCATCCGGCGATTCTGCGTCGGCATCCGGGCGTTGCAGCACCAGGATGTGGCAATGCTGGAGCAACTCTTCCCAGCGGTGCCAAGTGGGCAGGCCGCAAAACGCGTCCCAGCCCAAAAGTAGAAATAACTGGTCATCCGCGGCCAACTCGGCCCGCATCAGTTCCAGGGTGTCGACAGTGTAGGACGGTTTGTCGCGCTTGAGTTCGCGGTCGTCCACCACCAGCGGTGCAATGCCGGCCACAGCGAGGCGGACCATCTCCAGGCGCTGCTGCGCAGACACTTGCGGCGTGTCGCGATGCGGCGGCCGGGCATTCGGTGCCAGGCGCAGCTCATCCAGCCCGAGGGCTTCGGCGACTTCCAGTGCACTGCGCAAATGGCCAATGTGCACGGGGTCGAAGGTGCCGCCGAGCAGCCCGATGCGTTTACCCATCAAGTGCGCACATGACCGTCACCGAACACCACGTACTTCTCGCTGGTCAGCCCTTCCAGGCCAACCGGGCCGCGTGCGTGGAGCTTGTCGGTGGAAATACCGATCTCCGCCCCCAGGCCATATTCGAAGCCGTCGGCAAAGCGCGTGGAGGCGTTGACCATCACCGAAGCGGAATCCACTTCGTTGAGGAAACGCCGGGCATCGCTGAAATGCTCGGTGACAATGGCGTCGGTGTGCTTGGAGCCGTATTGGTTGATGTGGTCGATGGCCTGGTCCAGATCGTCAACGATGCGGATCGACAGGATCGGCGCCGTGTACTCGGTGTACCAGTCCTGCTCGGTGGCTTCGATCACGTCGCTGCCGAGGATTGCCCGGGTGCGCTCGCAACCACGCAGTTCAACGCCCTTGTCGCGGTAGATGGCAGCCAGCGGCGGCAGCACGCGCTCGGCAATGCCGACGTGCACCAACAGGGTTTCCATGGTGTTGCACGGGGCGTAGCGGTGGGTCTTGGCGTTGTCGGCGATGCGGATCGCCTTGTCGAGGTCGGCGGCGATGTCGATGAACACGTGGCAGACGCCATCCAGGTGCTTGATAACCGGCACCTTGGCATCACGGCTCACACGCTCGATCAGGCTCTTGCCACCGCGTGGCACGATCACGTCGACGAACTCGGGCATGGTGATCAATGCGCCAACGGCGGCGCGGTCGGTGGTTTTAACCACTTGCACCACTTCGGCCGGCAAATCGGCCACGGCCAGGCCCTGCTGAATGCACGCGGCGATGGCACGGTTGGAATTGATGGCCTCGGAGCCGCCCCGCAGGATGGTGGCGTTGCCGGACTTGAGGCACAGGCTCGCGGCGTCGATGGTCACGTTCGGGCGCGACTCATAGATGATGCCGATCACGCCCAGGGGCACGCGCATCTTGCCGACCTGGATGCCCGAAGGCAGGTAGCGCATGTCGCGGATTTCACCGATGGGGTCCGGCAGCTTGGCCACCTGACGCAAACCTTCGATCATGTCGTCAATGCGGTCTGGCGTCAGCGCCAGGCGGTCCAGCAAGGCAGGCTCCAGGCCGTTGGCACGGCCATTGGCCAAATCCAGTTCATTGGCAGCCGTCAGCTCGGAGCGCGAGGCATCCAGAGCGTCGGCAGCCGCCAGCAAGGCGCGGTTCTTCTGCGCAGTGCTCGCACGGGCGATCAACCGCGAGGCCTGACGGGCAGCGCGACCCAGGCGGGTCATGTAGTCAAGAACGGACTCAGTCATGGTCTGGTGGGGTCTTGGCAAAGAGGAAAGCGGCAGATTATAGCTGTGACGCAGCGCGACTGACAGCGGTGAGGGGCGGATGGTCGAAATGAACTGTAAAAACCCGACGTTCAGCGGGAATTAAGGCAGGAGTTGTTATCATCCTGTCACATTTAGCCGTATTACCTTTGATCGCCATGCCCACTCTTGCCCCGCCAACCCCTGTAAATGCCCTGCCCGACGGCTTTTTCGACCGCGACGCGCAACTGCTCGCACGGGAATTGCTCGGGAAAGTGATTCGCCATCGCGTGGGCGATTTGTGGCTGTCGGCGCGAATTATCGAAACCGAAGCCTATTACCTCGCCGAAAAAGGCAGCCACGCGTCCCTGGGCTACACAGAAAAGCGTAAGGCTTTGTTTCTGGATGGCGGGCACATCTACATGTACTACGCCCGCGGCGGTGATTCGCTGAACTTCAGCGCCCACGGCCCAGGCAATGCGGTGCTGATCAAATCGGCGTATCCGTGGGTCGACGAAGTGTCCGGCCCGGCCAGCCTGGCCCAGATGCTGTTGAACAACCCGGATGCCAGTGGCCGGCCTCGCACCTCGCAAAAGTTGTGTGCCGGCCAGACCCTGCTGTGCAAGGCCTTGGGCTTGAAGGTGCCGATGTGGGATGCCAAGCGCTTTGATCAGGAGCTTCTGTACGTCGAAGACGTGGGTCTGGCACCCGGGCAGATTATCCAGACCACCCGCCTGGGCATTCCCGGCGGGCGCGATGAACACCTGATGTACCGTTTTGTGGATGCCGGTTACGCCCCGTATTGCACTCGGAACCCGCTGCGCCGGGGCCAGGTCGAAGGTCGCGACTATTTTTTGATTTGAAAACATACATAAACCTGTAGGAGCCCGGCTTGCCGGCGATAGCGGACCCAAGGACGCCATCGCCGGCAAGCCGGGCTCCTACAAGGACGATCTACAAAAGGGAGTTGTTTTTATGGGCCCATGGCTCGATGGAATTACCGGCTGGCTGTCCCTGAACCCGCAATGGCTGGCGGTGGCGGTATTTGTCGTGGCGTGCGTGGAGTGCCTGGCAATCGCCGGCCTGATCGTACCGGGCACGGTATTGCTGTTTGCCATCGCTGCATTGGCTGGCAGTGGCGCGTTGCCACTAGGAGAAACCCTGTTGCTGGGCTTCCTCGGCGGCGTGCTGGGCGATGTTGTTTCCTACTTCCTCGGTCGCCATTTCCACCAGAACATCCGGCGTCTTCCCGGCCTGCGGCACCACCCTGAATGGATCAGCGGTGCGGAGACCTACTTCCACAAGTACGGCATCGCCAGCCTGCTGGTAGGACGTTTTATTGGCCCGCTGCGGCCGATGTTGCCGATGGTCGCGGGCATGTGCGACATGCCCTTCCCGCGCTTTGCTGCGGTGAGCCTGCTGGCCGGCGCAGGCTGGGCGGTGGTGTACCTGCTACCAGGCTGGGCCACCGGCGCGGCCTTGCGCCTGCCATTGCCAGAAGGTTTCTGGCCAGAGGCCGGCATCGTCGCCGCGTGCCTCGCCGTATTGATCGGCGTAAGCCTCAACAGCAGCCTGCGCGGCCATCGGCGCGCCACGCTGTGGATTGGCTGCATCGGTGGTGCATTGCTGATCGCACTGTTTATTGGCTATCCGCACCTGAACGACTTTGATCAGGGCTTGATGGCGCTGGTGCAGGAACACCGCGGCCCGGCGATCGACCGGGCCATGGTGATGGTGACCCAGCTCGGCGAGTTCAAGAAGATGTTTGTCGCCAGCGCCGTGTTGACGGGCCTGCTGGTCGTGATGCGCCAATGGCGCCAGGCAATCTTTGTCGGCGCCACCCTGCTGGGCGCCGCGCTGATCAACACCGGGACCAAGCTGTTTTTTGCGCGGATGCGCCCGGAAGTGCTGACCGACCCACTCACCAGTTTCAGCATGCCCAGCGGCCACGCATCCGGCTCGTTTGCGTTCTTTCTGGCATTGGCAGTGCTGGCCGGCCGTGGTCAACCGACCCGCCTGCGCCTGACCTGGCTGGTGCTGGGCTGCATTCCCGCCGCCACCATCGCGATTTCCCGGGTGTACCTGGGCGCGCACTGGCCGACGGATATCCTGGCGGGCACCCTGCTGGCGATGACGGTCTGTGCCTTCAGCCTGACCTTCAGCCAGCATCGCAGCCTGTTGCCGCCGATGCCGCCGAAAGTCTGGTGGTTGATCCTCCCGGTGTGTGGCGCAGTGCTCGGCGCGATTGCGTTTACCGGCACGTCCCATGCGCTGCTCAGGTACGCCTACTGAGTAAACAGTTCGCCCTGCAGCTCATCCAGTAATAGCTGGATCGCGTCCAGGCGTTGCTGCGGGTCGTCAAGTTGCAGCAGGTCGATCTTGTCGGCCTCGGTGAAGGGCAGCAAGTAGGCCAACTGATTGCCCAGCGCTTGCTGGCCATCGGCGTGAGTGCCCATGTCCAGCGACGCAACCATCGGGTGTTCGGCCAGCGCATGGAGCAGCGCCAGCAGGTCAGCGTCCTCCTCTTCCAGCGGCTGCTCGGGCTGTTCGTCCAGCCACTGCACTTGTGCCACCAGCAGTTGGTCCTTCTGCACACCGGCATCACGCACGCGGAAACGCCGGCCGCCCTCGACCCGAATGCCCAACAAGCCATTGTCCTGCTGCTTGAAGTCGCGAATCAGTGCTTCGCAGCCAATCAACGCATAGCCATCCGGCGCCAGCCCCACTTCCTTGCCGTCGAGGATGCACACCACGCCAAAGCTTTCGCCCTTTTTCATGCAGCGGCTGATCATGTCCAGGTAGCGCGCCTCGAACAATTGCAGGTCAAGGGTGCACCCGGGAAACAGCACGGTATTGAGCGGGAAAAGCGCCAGACTCATAAAGGTTTCCTTAAACCCGACTTAAATAACCAGCGACACGGCCAACGGCAGGAAGACTGCCGTGGCCACGCCCATCAAACTCATGGCCAGCGCCGCAAAGGCGCCGGTCTCTTCGCTTTCCTGCAAGGCCACCGAGGTGCCCACGGCGTGAGCGGTCATGCCCAACGCCATGCCGCGCGCCTCGGGGCTGTGCACGCCCAGGCGCGACAAATACGCCGGCCCGATCATCGCGCCGATCACCCCGGTAATCAGCACAAACACTGCCGCCAATGCCGCCACGCCGCCGATCTGCTCGGCCACCAACATCGCAATCGGCGAGGTCACGGACTTGGGCGCCATGGTCATCAGCATCATGTGTTCAGCGCCAAACCACCACCCCAACAGCACGCACAGGCCGGTGGCCAATACACCGCCCACCACAAGCGTAGTAAAAATCGGCCAGAACAATTGGCGAATCCGTCGCAGATTCAGGTAAAGCGGCACCGCCAGGGCTACCGTCGCCGGGCCCAGCAGGATGCTCATGATCTCGGTGCTCTTGCGGTACTCGGCGTACGTCAGGCCACACCCAAGTAACACGCCGATCACCAGCAGCATCGACACCAGCACCGGCTGCAGGAAAATCCAGCGGGTTTTCTCGAAACCGGCCAGCACCAGTTGATAGGCGCCAAGGGTGATGCCAATGCCGAACAGCGGATGATGGATGACTGCCGTCCACGCGCCGTCCCAGTCGAAGATCATTGCCCCTTCTCCTTGCGCTTGACCATATGCTGCATCAGCACGCCGATAAAGCCCATGGCGATCACCAACGACAGCACCAACGCGCCGACGATAGCCCAGAAGTCGGCGGCGATGTCCTTGGCATACACCATCACACCCACGGCCGGCGGCACCAGCAGCAACGGCAGGTAGCGCAGCAGGCTGCTCGCCGCCTGGCTCAGGGGCTCACCGACTTCGCCGCGCCATATCAGGAATGCCAGCATCAACAGCAGGCCAATAATCGGCCCCGGCAACACCGGGACAAACAAATGATTGAGCGCCGTGCCGAGCAATTGAAACAGCACCAGCCATGTCAGACCGCGTAACAGCATCGTTCTCCCCCCCTGAAACGTACCGGCATTATAAGCACGCCGTCCCTATGGAACGGCATTCGCCAAAAGCATGGTGGGTTGACCGGCCCAAGTGCCCGTGATGATCTACATTGGTTCTCGGGACCGGTCCAAAAATACAAAATGATGAACCAAGGAGAGTCGCAATGCCCTCAGTACCCGTAGCGCAACTCAAGGATTATGTCGGCAAGGAACTGGGACGTTCCGCATGGCTCACTATCGATCAGGCACGCATCAACCTGTTCGCCGAGGCCACCGGCGATTTTCAGTTCATCCATGTCGACCCGGTTAAAGCCGCCCAGACACCGTTCGGCGGCACCATTGCCCACGGTTTCCTGTCGCTGTCGCTGATACCCAAGTTGATCGAAGACATCCTGATCATGCCCGAAGGCCTGAAGATGGCGGTCAACTATGGCCTGGACAGCGTACGCTTCATCCAGCCGGTGAAGGTCGATTCCAGGGTGCGGCTGGCCGTGACCCTGACCGACGCCACCGAGAAGAAGCCCGGGCAATGGTTGCTCAAGGCCACCTGCACCCTGGAAATCGATGGCCAGGAAAAGCCTGCCTATATAGCCGAGTCGCTGTCACTCTGCTTCGTCTGAGCCCTGCTGTGGTGAGCCTGGCCGCTCACCACAATTCATGTAAATTTATGTATAGATCTCGCAGCTGCGGCATACTCGGCGCTCAATTATCCGGATCCCGCTATGCGCCCACTCGCTCCCCTTGCTCTTGCCCTGTTGCTCACCGCGTGTGGCGATGGCGAATCGCTGTTGCCGCCCGATGCGCGGCTGCCCGATGGCGGTCGCTACCGCGGCGATGTGGTCAATGGCTTGTTGCAAGGCCAGGGCCGGGTGGACTACCCCAACGGCAGCTGGTACGCCGGCCAGTTCGACAAAGGCCAGTGGCACGGCCAGGGCGAATGGCATGGCAGCAACGGCGAGGTCTATAAAGGCCAGTTCCAGCAAGGCCTGTTCGACGGCCAGGGCAGCCTGACCACGCTGGGCAACAGCTACGTCGGCGGTTTCCAGCAAGGCAAGCGCAACGGCGAAGGCACCCTCAAGGAAGGGCAGATGACCTATCGCGGCGAATTCAAGGACGACCAGTACTCCGGCTTAGGTCGCCTCGAACTGGCCGACGGCAGCCAATA
This genomic window from Pseudomonas sp. Bout1 contains:
- the mltB gene encoding lytic murein transglycosylase B, with translation MQVMRGWAARHVSWMGLLGLLGAAVQEAQAGDYDGSPQVAEFVGEMTRDYGFAGEQLMGVFREAQRKQAILDAISRPAERVKQWKEYRPMFLTDARVARGVDFWRQHEAVLARAEQEYGVPAQVIVAIIGIETFYGRNTGSYRVIDALSTLGFDYPPRAEFFRKELREFLLLAREEQVDPLTLKGSYAGAMGLPQFMPSSFRAYAVDFDGDGHINIWSNPDDAIGSVASYFKRHGWVAGEPVVIRADVTGDRADEGLTQGIEPAKTVGELRALGWSSQNAPRDDMPVTAFRLEGENGPEYWMGLKNFYAITRYNRSVMYAMAVHQLSDMLVQARGVK
- the rodA gene encoding rod shape-determining protein RodA — its product is MRRRATLLQRMHIDGPLLILLLTLAAGSLFVLYSASGKNWDLLIKQASSFGLGLLSMVVIAQLEPRFMARWVPLGYVAGVLLLVVVDVMGHNAMGATRWINIPGVIRFQPSEFMKILMPATIAWYLSKRTLPPQLKHVGISLILIGVPFVLIVRQPDLGTSLLILAGGAFVLFMGGLRWRWILSVLAAAVPVAVAMWFFFMHDYQKQRILTFLDPESDPLGTGWNIIQSKAAIGSGGVFGKGWLLGTQSHLDFLPESHTDFIIAVMGEEFGLVGICALLLIYLLLIGRGLVITAQAQTLFGKLLAGSLTMTFFVYVFVNIGMVSGLLPVVGVPLPFISYGGTSLVTLMSAFGVLMSIHTHRKWIAQV
- the mrdA gene encoding penicillin-binding protein 2 gives rise to the protein MTQPIRIKDHEKDARLVRARVVFGAILVVVLLGVLIARLYFLQVIQYDYHSTLSENNRVHVQPIPPTRGLIFDRNGVVVADNRPSFSLSMTRERSGDWQQILDVIVEVLQLTPEDRVIFEKRMKQGRRPFEPVPILFELTEEQIARIAVNQFRLPGVEVVAQLVRHYPQGAHFAHSVGYMGRINEKELKTLDPVNYSGTHHIGKTGIERFYEPELHGQVGYEEVETNARGRVLRVLKRTDPVPGKDIVLSLDIKLQEAAEMALGGRRGAVVALDPNTGEVLAMVSQPSFDPNLFVTGISFKAYAELRDSIDRPLFNRVLRGLYPPGSTIKPAVAIAGLDSGVVTASSRVFDPGYYMLPNYDHKYRNWNRTGDGYVDLDTAIMRSNDTYFYDLAHKLGIDRLSTYMGKFGLGQKVSLDMFEESPGLMPSREWKRATRRQAWFPGETLILGIGQGYMQATPLQLAQATALVANKGVWNRPHLAKTIEGERPVDESPIPDIVLRDPSDWTKVNHGMQQVMHGARGTARKAAVGAQYRIAGKSGTAQVVAIKQGEKYDRSKVQERHRDHALFVGFAPADNPKIAVAVMVENGESGSGVAAPVVRQIMDAWLLAEDGKLKPEYGGPPSSLEATALEE
- the rlmH gene encoding 23S rRNA (pseudouridine(1915)-N(3))-methyltransferase RlmH → MRLRLIAVGSRMPKWVEEGWHEYAKRLPSELALELVEIPLNTRGKNADVARFIRQEGEAMLAKVGPNERIVTLEVHGKPWSTEQLAVELDRWRLDSRTVNFMVGGPEGLAPEVCARADQRWSLSPLTLPHPLVRILIGEQLYRAWTVLSGHPYHK
- the rsfS gene encoding ribosome silencing factor, encoding MTNKDVSKVKRKGTFKSAPLPVEAHTGPELAGEELVKVAVAALEDVKAQDIQVLDVRDKQSITDFMIIATGTSNRQIGAMLDKVREAVKAQGVKPLGEEGKGDSDWVLLDMDDVIVHMMTSNARQFYDLERLWKGAEQSRAADGKHHSPEVGHAHFDKLNKDQE
- the nadD gene encoding nicotinate-nucleotide adenylyltransferase — protein: MGKRIGLLGGTFDPVHIGHLRSALEVAEALGLDELRLAPNARPPHRDTPQVSAQQRLEMVRLAVAGIAPLVVDDRELKRDKPSYTVDTLELMRAELAADDQLFLLLGWDAFCGLPTWHRWEELLQHCHILVLQRPDADAESPDALRNLLAARSVSDPLALTGPSGNIAFVWQTPLAVSATQIRQLLASGKSVRFLVPDAVLAYIDAHGLYRASN
- a CDS encoding glutamate-5-semialdehyde dehydrogenase; translated protein: MTESVLDYMTRLGRAARQASRLIARASTAQKNRALLAAADALDASRSELTAANELDLANGRANGLEPALLDRLALTPDRIDDMIEGLRQVAKLPDPIGEIRDMRYLPSGIQVGKMRVPLGVIGIIYESRPNVTIDAASLCLKSGNATILRGGSEAINSNRAIAACIQQGLAVADLPAEVVQVVKTTDRAAVGALITMPEFVDVIVPRGGKSLIERVSRDAKVPVIKHLDGVCHVFIDIAADLDKAIRIADNAKTHRYAPCNTMETLLVHVGIAERVLPPLAAIYRDKGVELRGCERTRAILGSDVIEATEQDWYTEYTAPILSIRIVDDLDQAIDHINQYGSKHTDAIVTEHFSDARRFLNEVDSASVMVNASTRFADGFEYGLGAEIGISTDKLHARGPVGLEGLTSEKYVVFGDGHVRT
- a CDS encoding DNA-3-methyladenine glycosylase, which codes for MPTLAPPTPVNALPDGFFDRDAQLLARELLGKVIRHRVGDLWLSARIIETEAYYLAEKGSHASLGYTEKRKALFLDGGHIYMYYARGGDSLNFSAHGPGNAVLIKSAYPWVDEVSGPASLAQMLLNNPDASGRPRTSQKLCAGQTLLCKALGLKVPMWDAKRFDQELLYVEDVGLAPGQIIQTTRLGIPGGRDEHLMYRFVDAGYAPYCTRNPLRRGQVEGRDYFLI
- a CDS encoding bifunctional DedA family/phosphatase PAP2 family protein — translated: MGPWLDGITGWLSLNPQWLAVAVFVVACVECLAIAGLIVPGTVLLFAIAALAGSGALPLGETLLLGFLGGVLGDVVSYFLGRHFHQNIRRLPGLRHHPEWISGAETYFHKYGIASLLVGRFIGPLRPMLPMVAGMCDMPFPRFAAVSLLAGAGWAVVYLLPGWATGAALRLPLPEGFWPEAGIVAACLAVLIGVSLNSSLRGHRRATLWIGCIGGALLIALFIGYPHLNDFDQGLMALVQEHRGPAIDRAMVMVTQLGEFKKMFVASAVLTGLLVVMRQWRQAIFVGATLLGAALINTGTKLFFARMRPEVLTDPLTSFSMPSGHASGSFAFFLALAVLAGRGQPTRLRLTWLVLGCIPAATIAISRVYLGAHWPTDILAGTLLAMTVCAFSLTFSQHRSLLPPMPPKVWWLILPVCGAVLGAIAFTGTSHALLRYAY
- a CDS encoding LON peptidase substrate-binding domain-containing protein; translated protein: MSLALFPLNTVLFPGCTLDLQLFEARYLDMISRCMKKGESFGVVCILDGKEVGLAPDGYALIGCEALIRDFKQQDNGLLGIRVEGGRRFRVRDAGVQKDQLLVAQVQWLDEQPEQPLEEEDADLLALLHALAEHPMVASLDMGTHADGQQALGNQLAYLLPFTEADKIDLLQLDDPQQRLDAIQLLLDELQGELFTQ